A genomic window from Bacillus sp. BGMRC 2118 includes:
- a CDS encoding type III polyketide synthase: MPKIASVGVCIPPNHLTQDTTMEFAAELFQQSFKDLPRLLKVFENAEIRSRNLAEDITWFKQDHTFEEKNNTYIKHAVELGAKAITNCLDNQTFLQSTIPYNEIDAIFFISTTGISTPSIEAKIMNKLSFSPHTKRIPIWGLGCAGGAAGLSRAYEYCLAYPNAKVLVVSVELCSLTFQRNDRSKSNLVGTSLFSDGVAAVLLAGDKAVVQRNEKILTIPRVLDTQSTLMPDSEDVMGWDIKNEGLYVIFSKDIPSIITSWLKPNVEKFLEKNQLKLHDIQHFIAHPGGKKVIEAYEKSLGFSKEKTRISQHVLREHGNMSSATVYYVLEEFMKCEIPKNELGLIAALGPGFSSELLLVRWDE; the protein is encoded by the coding sequence ATGCCTAAAATAGCTTCAGTCGGTGTGTGTATTCCACCGAACCATTTAACACAAGATACGACGATGGAATTTGCTGCGGAGCTTTTTCAACAGTCATTTAAAGACCTGCCTCGTTTGCTTAAGGTGTTTGAAAATGCCGAAATCCGTAGTAGAAACCTTGCTGAAGATATTACTTGGTTTAAACAGGATCATACATTTGAAGAAAAAAACAATACATACATTAAGCATGCTGTTGAATTAGGAGCGAAAGCAATTACTAATTGTTTGGATAATCAAACATTTTTGCAATCCACCATTCCGTATAACGAAATTGATGCAATATTTTTTATTTCTACCACCGGTATCTCGACTCCTAGTATCGAAGCAAAAATCATGAACAAGCTATCATTTTCTCCTCATACAAAGCGAATTCCGATTTGGGGTTTAGGGTGCGCAGGAGGTGCAGCTGGTTTATCTCGTGCGTACGAGTATTGTTTAGCATATCCAAATGCAAAGGTACTTGTAGTTTCAGTTGAACTATGTAGTCTAACATTTCAACGAAACGACCGTTCTAAAAGTAACTTAGTCGGTACATCGTTATTTTCTGATGGTGTCGCAGCCGTGTTACTAGCTGGTGACAAAGCAGTAGTGCAACGAAATGAGAAAATTTTAACGATACCAAGAGTGCTTGATACCCAATCTACCTTAATGCCTGATTCTGAGGATGTGATGGGGTGGGATATAAAAAATGAAGGTCTCTATGTTATTTTTTCAAAAGATATTCCTTCAATCATTACTTCTTGGCTCAAACCGAATGTAGAAAAGTTCCTTGAAAAAAATCAGTTAAAATTACATGATATCCAACACTTTATAGCCCATCCAGGTGGAAAAAAAGTAATTGAAGCATACGAAAAGTCATTAGGTTTTAGTAAAGAGAAAACAAGGATTTCACAACATGTATTAAGGGAGCATGGAAACATGTCCTCGGCTACCGTATATTACGTTTTAGAAGAATTCATGAAGTGTGAGATTCCAAAGAATGAGCTTGGATTAATCGCTGCACTAGGTCCTGGTTTCAGTTCAGAGTTGTTGCTTGTAAGGTGGGATGAGTAA
- a CDS encoding GNAT family N-acetyltransferase yields MTINQFVGKDGSPYIIRPVHKRDASEIVQAVQSIIDAGRYIQKESVRSIVEEEAFIEDMRSKNNMYNVVVWNGKIVGIARVIKGELAMKEHTGVFRTWIIDEAQGLGMGNAIMQTTLQWGKQAGIHKIWLTVFGSNEGAYYLYKKYGFVEEGIQKKQVKINQKLDDEIFMAYFF; encoded by the coding sequence ATGACAATCAATCAATTTGTAGGCAAAGATGGCTCACCCTACATCATTAGACCTGTTCATAAGAGAGATGCAAGTGAAATCGTACAAGCAGTTCAATCTATCATTGATGCAGGAAGGTATATTCAAAAGGAAAGTGTCCGTTCAATAGTGGAAGAAGAAGCCTTCATAGAAGACATGCGGAGCAAAAACAACATGTACAACGTAGTAGTATGGAATGGAAAAATTGTTGGAATTGCCCGAGTAATAAAAGGAGAATTAGCCATGAAAGAGCATACTGGAGTGTTTCGAACATGGATTATCGATGAAGCACAAGGATTAGGAATGGGAAATGCAATTATGCAAACAACACTACAGTGGGGAAAGCAGGCGGGGATACATAAAATTTGGCTGACGGTATTTGGTTCAAATGAAGGTGCCTATTATTTATACAAAAAATATGGATTTGTCGAAGAAGGCATTCAAAAGAAACAAGTGAAGATCAATCAAAAGCTAGACGACGAAATATTCATGGCCTATTTCTTTTAA
- a CDS encoding carbonic anhydrase: MSRLDEILTHNQNFVEDKQYEQFHTDKFPDKNMVILTCMDTRLVELLPKAMNISNGDAKVIKNAGALVSHPFGGIMRSILVAVYMLKAKEVFVVGHHDCGMTGMHATPLLEKAIEAGVSKENIDILKNAGINIESFLEGFMSVEESVIESVHMIKNHPLMPKNTIVHGLIIHPDTGKLDLVVDGTKGAL, encoded by the coding sequence ATAAGCAATATGAGCAGTTTCATACGGATAAGTTCCCGGATAAGAATATGGTCATTTTAACTTGTATGGATACGAGGCTTGTTGAGTTACTTCCAAAGGCAATGAATATTTCAAATGGAGATGCAAAGGTTATAAAAAATGCGGGCGCATTAGTGTCTCATCCATTTGGTGGAATCATGAGAAGTATTTTAGTTGCTGTATATATGCTAAAGGCAAAGGAAGTATTCGTTGTTGGCCATCATGATTGTGGGATGACAGGGATGCACGCTACTCCATTATTAGAAAAAGCAATAGAAGCTGGTGTAAGTAAAGAGAATATTGATATTCTCAAGAATGCTGGAATTAATATTGAATCATTTCTCGAAGGATTCATGAGTGTAGAAGAGAGTGTAATAGAATCTGTACATATGATAAAAAACCATCCGTTAATGCCGAAAAATACAATTGTGCACGGACTGATCATTCATCCTGATACAGGTAAGTTAGATTTAGTCGTTGATGGTACTAAGGGAGCATTGTAA
- a CDS encoding glucose 1-dehydrogenase — protein MYLPSFKLTNKVAVVTGAGRGIGKAIAIGLAEAGADVVLLSRTEEDLKLVASEIEKLGRKALFIPTDVTSRHDVQNAVNKIKREFKSIDILINNAGMNIRSKALDVTDEEWQTIMDTNLKSSFMMAQEVGKVMKENETKGRIITISSVAGHVALRTGVVYAATKAAIIQMTKVLALEWGQYGINVNSIGPWYFKTPLTEKLLQDEKYVSEILAVTPLKRVGELPELVGPAIFLCSDSASYITGQTLFVDGGMTINGF, from the coding sequence ATGTATTTACCTTCGTTTAAATTAACAAATAAAGTGGCTGTTGTAACAGGTGCAGGACGTGGAATCGGAAAAGCTATAGCAATTGGACTTGCAGAGGCAGGAGCTGACGTAGTGCTTTTATCAAGAACTGAAGAGGACTTAAAGCTAGTTGCCTCTGAAATCGAAAAGCTGGGGCGAAAAGCACTATTCATTCCGACTGATGTAACAAGCCGACATGATGTTCAAAATGCGGTAAATAAAATCAAACGGGAGTTTAAGAGCATTGATATTCTTATTAATAATGCTGGTATGAACATTCGATCGAAAGCGCTAGATGTAACAGATGAAGAGTGGCAAACCATTATGGATACAAACTTAAAATCATCTTTTATGATGGCACAAGAAGTCGGAAAAGTGATGAAAGAAAACGAAACGAAAGGAAGAATTATAACCATTTCTTCAGTTGCAGGACACGTTGCATTGAGGACTGGTGTTGTCTATGCGGCAACAAAAGCTGCCATTATTCAAATGACAAAAGTGTTGGCCTTAGAGTGGGGACAGTATGGAATTAATGTAAACTCAATTGGTCCTTGGTACTTTAAGACACCACTGACTGAGAAGCTTTTACAAGATGAAAAATATGTCAGTGAAATATTGGCTGTTACTCCACTTAAGCGTGTAGGTGAACTTCCAGAACTTGTAGGACCTGCTATTTTCTTATGTTCAGACTCAGCCTCTTACATAACCGGTCAAACACTTTTCGTGGACGGTGGAATGACCATTAACGGATTTTAA